Proteins from one Rhodoflexus caldus genomic window:
- a CDS encoding SDR family oxidoreductase gives MSQVIWITGASSGIGEALTYAFAKDPSVRLILSARRREELERVAKTCGLPQEQLLILPLDLAAGHTLPEKAQEALAQFGKVDIMVHNGGVSQRALAKDTLVEVDRAIMETNFFGALILTKALLPSMLARKSGRFVVISSSVGKFGTPLRSTYAASKHALHGFFDSLRAECWRENIKVLIVCPGYIRTQVSVNAFIGTGEKQGTMDDAQANGIPAEVCAERILAAIRSDKEEINVAGAKELLGVYVKRFFPALFSKMVRKMKVT, from the coding sequence ATGAGTCAAGTTATATGGATTACAGGGGCTTCCTCGGGCATAGGTGAGGCGCTTACTTATGCCTTCGCCAAAGACCCGAGCGTAAGATTGATACTTTCTGCCCGTCGGCGCGAAGAATTGGAGCGCGTGGCAAAAACTTGCGGGCTGCCACAGGAACAACTCCTGATTTTGCCCTTAGACCTTGCCGCAGGCCATACGCTCCCCGAAAAAGCCCAAGAAGCACTTGCCCAATTCGGCAAAGTGGATATTATGGTGCACAATGGCGGTGTCAGTCAGCGGGCGCTGGCCAAAGACACGCTTGTAGAGGTGGACAGGGCTATTATGGAAACCAATTTCTTTGGTGCACTGATTCTTACCAAGGCCTTACTGCCTTCAATGCTGGCGCGAAAGTCGGGGCGTTTTGTCGTTATCAGCAGTTCGGTCGGTAAGTTTGGCACACCTTTGCGCTCTACCTACGCCGCATCTAAACATGCGCTGCACGGCTTTTTTGATTCGCTGCGTGCCGAATGTTGGCGTGAAAATATCAAGGTACTAATCGTTTGCCCGGGCTACATCCGCACACAGGTTTCCGTAAATGCGTTCATCGGAACAGGCGAAAAACAGGGCACAATGGACGATGCACAAGCCAACGGTATTCCGGCAGAGGTCTGCGCAGAACGAATTCTGGCAGCCATCCGCAGCGATAAAGAAGAAATCAACGTGGCAGGCGCCAAGGAGTTGCTGGGCGTTTACGTGAAGCGATTCTTCCCTGCATTGTTCTCTAAAATGGTTCGCAAGATGAAAGTAACATGA
- a CDS encoding glycosyltransferase family 2 protein yields MLPRITIITPSFQQSAFLEQTIQSVIAQDYPNLEFFVIDGGSTDGSVEIIRRYAAHINWWVSEKDNGQSDAINKGLQRAGGDIITWLNSDDVLFPNALYTVAELFGKHPQAWVVHGKTHLFGEGFPTTEKGAPVPCSEALYLAKLPFPQPSAFFRREALQAVGLIDTSLHYGMDYDLFLRMYLQGRDFIGTTAVLSGYRLHKDAKGVAVQARFAKDYARIFARLLNSMSSPDAHLLRMAADAGLLLAEEARYEVKRNIPPEALQWALFENTLARLSFLYEALALPEARRLAVFLREEAPDFCRQHPEILQIANRSRLPAGLIRLLRMFR; encoded by the coding sequence ATGCTACCCCGCATCACCATTATTACACCCTCTTTTCAACAGTCAGCTTTTCTGGAACAGACGATTCAGTCCGTCATAGCACAGGATTACCCCAATCTGGAATTTTTTGTGATAGACGGGGGCAGTACCGATGGCTCTGTGGAAATTATTCGCCGTTACGCCGCGCACATCAACTGGTGGGTCAGCGAAAAAGACAACGGGCAAAGCGATGCCATCAATAAAGGCTTGCAACGAGCCGGCGGAGATATTATCACTTGGCTCAACAGCGATGACGTGTTGTTCCCCAATGCGCTCTATACAGTCGCCGAGTTGTTTGGCAAACATCCGCAGGCATGGGTTGTGCATGGGAAAACACATCTTTTCGGCGAAGGTTTCCCCACAACCGAAAAGGGAGCGCCCGTTCCCTGCTCCGAGGCACTTTATTTGGCCAAACTGCCTTTTCCGCAACCTTCGGCATTTTTTCGCAGAGAGGCACTGCAAGCCGTGGGGCTGATAGATACCTCGCTGCACTACGGGATGGATTATGATTTATTCCTTCGCATGTATTTGCAGGGGCGCGACTTCATCGGGACAACAGCCGTTTTATCGGGCTATCGGTTGCACAAAGATGCCAAAGGAGTAGCCGTACAAGCACGTTTTGCCAAAGACTATGCCCGCATTTTTGCGCGATTGCTCAATAGTATGTCGTCGCCCGATGCGCACCTCTTGCGCATGGCAGCCGATGCAGGTTTATTGTTGGCAGAGGAGGCGCGCTACGAAGTCAAAAGGAACATCCCGCCCGAGGCTTTGCAATGGGCACTTTTTGAAAACACACTGGCGCGGTTGAGTTTCCTGTATGAAGCGCTTGCCCTGCCCGAAGCACGCCGATTGGCGGTTTTTCTGCGCGAAGAGGCACCCGATTTTTGCAGACAACACCCCGAAATTTTGCAGATTGCCAACCGTAGCCGTTTGCCTGCCGGCCTGATTCGTCTGCTGCGCATGTTCCGGTAG